The Deltaproteobacteria bacterium IMCC39524 genomic interval ACTTACTGACAATGCAAAACATCTGTCCCTTATTTGGGTAGCTTCCGGAGAAAGATAGAGGGTGTTGATGAAATATAATACTCAGATAATCAATGAGAGAAAAATTGTCTTCTGTCGCTTGGAGGGTGATCCAAATATTGAAGAGGCTGTCGCATTAGCAATAAGCCTCCGTGAGAAGGCCGCACAATTAAACTTTAACGTCTTCTATGATGCTCGCAAGCTGCGCGTGCCTGAGAGCATCATGCCTGCGCATGACTTTTCAACAAAACTGTCATCGCTGCTTGGAACGTCTATTCTCCGAGCCGTGAAGGTCGCTTTTCTTTATGAACCAAGTAAATACGATTCCCACTGGAAGTTTTGGGAGGATGTTTCCATGAACAGAGGATTGCAATTTATGGGCTTCACTGATGAAAAAGAAGCCATGGTATGGTTGGCGAGCCAATGATATACAGAGACCTTTTTCTAGTGAGCGATCAACTCGTCGACTTGATAAACTCAACCATCTCGTGAAGAATGTCTTCCGCCTCTTCATAGGGGACCTGGCAGGTTCCCACCACCTTGTGACCGCCACCACCGTATTTAAGCATCAGGGAGCCGACGTCCACGGTTGCCGTCCGGTTGAGAACACTGTATCCCACCGAAAAAGAGACGAATTTGCCATCTTTACCATCAAGAACGCGGATAGAGATGTTCGCTTCCGGATAGAGAGAATAGATGAGAAAACGGTTTGACGGGGGAGCCATGCCGGCAATACGGAAATCTGAGATAACGATCGATCCGTCTAACCAGGTACAAGTCTTGTAAAATCTCTTGGCTTTTTCGGTGCTCTCAAAGTAGACGTCGGTGCGTTCCTTCGTATCCGGATGAGCCAGGATTTCATCGATCGACATGTCCCCGATCATATCAACCAGGTTACGGCAATAAGCCAGATTACTGATAGTGTAAGTCTTGCTATAACCGAGCCCGGTTCGCGGGTCACAGAGGAAACCGAGGAGAACCCAGCCGGTGGGGTTGAGAATCTCCTCTTCGCTCAACTGCGCGGAGTCAAGCT includes:
- a CDS encoding exopolyphosphatase, which produces MRLLTRSDFDGICCAVLLKELGMMDEMVYAHPKDLQDGKISVTGNDILANVPYVPGCGLWFDHHSSEIERNDLDGRYKGSSQMAPSAARVICNYYGAEKFERFEELLEYADKLDSAQLSEEEILNPTGWVLLGFLCDPRTGLGYSKTYTISNLAYCRNLVDMIGDMSIDEILAHPDTKERTDVYFESTEKAKRFYKTCTWLDGSIVISDFRIAGMAPPSNRFLIYSLYPEANISIRVLDGKDGKFVSFSVGYSVLNRTATVDVGSLMLKYGGGGHKVVGTCQVPYEEAEDILHEMVEFIKSTS